A portion of the Pseudomonas koreensis genome contains these proteins:
- a CDS encoding HU family DNA-binding protein encodes MALTKDQLIADIAEAIDAPKTTARNALDQLGQIVADQLENGGEITLPGIGKLKVTERPARTGRNPSTGAAIEIPAKKVIKLVVAKGLTDAVNK; translated from the coding sequence ATGGCTCTTACTAAAGACCAACTGATCGCCGACATCGCTGAAGCTATCGACGCGCCGAAAACCACCGCGCGTAACGCTCTGGACCAACTGGGCCAAATCGTTGCCGATCAGCTGGAAAACGGCGGCGAAATCACCTTGCCAGGTATCGGCAAGCTGAAAGTGACCGAGCGTCCTGCCCGCACTGGCCGTAACCCTTCGACCGGCGCTGCCATCGAAATCCCTGCCAAGAAAGTGATCAAGCTGGTTGTGGCCAAAGGCCTGACCGACGCTGTGAACAAGTAA